AATCCTGATGTAATTCTTATTGGTGCTGGAATTATGAGCGCTACTCTTGGAGTGATTTTAAAAGAATTACAACCCAACATTAAAATTGAAATTTACGAAAGACTAGATACCGCTGCTTGCGAAAGTTCTGATGCTTGGAACAACGCAGGAACAGGTCATTCTGCTTTTTGTGAATTGAACTATACCCCAGAAGCTGCTGATGGATCTATTAGTCCCAAAAAGGCCATTAGTATTGCCGAGTCTTTTGAAGTTTCGAGACAATTTTGGGCGTATTTAGTGCAACAAAACAAAATAGTTTCTCCAGAAAAATTCATCAAAAGTGTACCGCATTTAAGTTTTGTTTGGGGAGAAAAAAATGTAGCATTTCTTCAAAAGAGATTCGAAGCATTGCAAGCGAATCCTTTATTTAAAGAAATGGATTTTAGTACTGAAATTGCTGCTTTACAAGAATGGATGCCCTTAGTGATGGATGGCAGAGATCTTTCTGCACCCATGGCAGCAACCAAAATGGATATTGGAACCGATGTTAATTTTGGCGAACTAACACGAAGCATGTTCCATTATTTACAATCTCTTGAAGGAGTGAGTATGCACTTTAACAATGAAGTTAGAAAATTGAAACAACGTAATGATGGTTCATGGCGAATTAAGGTGCGTGATTTAACAACAAACCAAAAACGAAGAGTTTATCCGAAGTTTATTTTTATTGGAGCCGGTGGTGGTTCTTTGCCATTATTAGAAAACGCGAA
This sequence is a window from Flavobacterium ammoniigenes. Protein-coding genes within it:
- a CDS encoding malate:quinone oxidoreductase, producing MSDNAIRTNPDVILIGAGIMSATLGVILKELQPNIKIEIYERLDTAACESSDAWNNAGTGHSAFCELNYTPEAADGSISPKKAISIAESFEVSRQFWAYLVQQNKIVSPEKFIKSVPHLSFVWGEKNVAFLQKRFEALQANPLFKEMDFSTEIAALQEWMPLVMDGRDLSAPMAATKMDIGTDVNFGELTRSMFHYLQSLEGVSMHFNNEVRKLKQRNDGSWRIKVRDLTTNQKRRVYPKFIFIGAGGGSLPLLENANIPEGKGYGGFPVSGQWLRCTNPEVIAKHEAKVYGKASVGAPPMSVPHIDSRMINGEKQLLFGPFAGFSTRFLKNGSYSDLPLSIKPDNIIPMVIAGIKNIPLTKYLIEQVRQKPKDRMNALREYVPNARSKDWKLERAGQRVQVIKKDEKEGGVLEFGTEVITTNDGTLSVLLGASPGASTAVSVMLDVVQKCFKDQINSKEWQSKLKVMIPSFGQELNANPDLLDQVRKSTSETLKLS